The Pedobacter roseus genome contains a region encoding:
- a CDS encoding UpxY family transcription antiterminator gives MLPKWHLVFTRSKYEKKVTTRLDSNEIPHFLPLKREIRKWHDRKKVVKLPLFPGYIFVNIRNQADYFKTLELEGVLGFVKIGRELATVPEIVINNLILLENEQSGLEVSEDFFLPGQNVIITDGPFTGLNCEIVSKTNESKLLVRIDILKRSIILNISPEFLMN, from the coding sequence ATGCTTCCAAAATGGCATTTGGTCTTTACAAGATCAAAGTACGAAAAGAAAGTTACTACTAGATTAGATTCTAACGAGATTCCACATTTCTTGCCTCTTAAACGTGAAATTCGGAAATGGCATGATAGAAAAAAAGTAGTTAAGTTGCCATTATTTCCTGGATATATTTTTGTCAATATCCGCAATCAGGCTGATTACTTTAAGACTCTTGAACTAGAAGGGGTTTTAGGTTTTGTAAAAATCGGGAGAGAATTAGCTACAGTTCCAGAAATTGTTATCAATAACCTAATATTATTAGAAAATGAACAATCTGGACTGGAAGTTTCAGAGGATTTTTTCTTGCCAGGACAAAACGTAATCATAACGGATGGTCCATTCACGGGGTTGAACTGTGAAATTGTTAGCAAGACAAACGAATCGAAGTTATTAGTGCGTATTGATATTTTGAAGCGGAGCATTATTTTAAATATAAGTCCCGAATTTTTAATGAATTAG
- a CDS encoding AMP-binding protein produces MIIDYLRNHVEQMPEKDAFIFLDEFNIEIERISYENLYSSVKSLAFLLQKYNITDAKALLIYEDARDFIICFLACQYLGITAVPLNYSRKSAHLKAILKDSNTDTIFTTEGTKLKLENIFSDQFAFNRNIIISTDSLEDNIVISDIPCALINDIALIQYTSGSTSIPKGVIITHDALIQNQISIADTFGCNRESIIFSWLPFYHDMGLIGNILHAIFIGCTCVAIAPSSFIRKPSNWLKAISKYRATHSGAPNFAYDLCVDYITKEEKADLNLESWKVAYNGAEDVRSETLERFVRYFSRCGFSKSAFTPCYGLAENTLLVSGKKKSKYPSIITASRSSAGSYTIKQKGLTRKYVSSGLVVSGVHVRLISGGGILL; encoded by the coding sequence ATGATTATCGATTATCTCAGGAACCATGTTGAACAGATGCCAGAAAAAGATGCGTTTATCTTTTTAGATGAATTCAACATAGAAATAGAGAGAATTTCTTATGAAAATCTATATTCGTCGGTTAAGTCACTTGCATTTTTACTCCAAAAATATAACATTACCGATGCAAAAGCATTATTGATTTATGAGGACGCCAGAGATTTTATTATATGTTTTCTTGCATGCCAATATTTGGGTATCACGGCTGTACCTTTAAATTATTCGAGAAAGTCGGCTCATTTGAAAGCAATATTGAAAGATTCAAATACTGATACGATCTTTACAACAGAGGGAACAAAACTGAAACTTGAGAATATCTTTTCCGATCAGTTTGCATTCAATCGAAATATTATTATTTCTACTGACTCTTTGGAGGATAACATAGTTATTTCCGATATACCTTGTGCTTTAATTAACGACATTGCTTTAATACAGTATACTTCGGGATCCACTTCGATACCTAAAGGTGTAATCATTACACATGATGCTTTAATTCAAAATCAAATTTCCATAGCTGATACATTCGGCTGCAATCGCGAGTCCATAATATTTTCATGGCTGCCATTCTATCATGACATGGGCTTGATAGGTAATATATTACATGCAATATTTATTGGTTGTACCTGCGTTGCAATCGCTCCATCAAGTTTTATCAGAAAGCCCAGTAACTGGCTAAAGGCTATATCTAAATATAGAGCTACCCACTCAGGCGCGCCTAATTTTGCATACGATTTATGTGTTGACTATATAACTAAAGAGGAAAAGGCCGATCTAAACCTAGAAAGCTGGAAGGTAGCATATAATGGAGCAGAGGATGTTCGTAGCGAGACTTTAGAAAGATTTGTGAGATATTTTTCGCGTTGTGGATTTAGTAAAAGTGCTTTCACACCATGTTATGGTTTGGCGGAAAATACCTTGTTGGTCAGTGGGAAAAAAAAATCTAAATATCCAAGTATTATTACTGCTTCTAGATCTTCAGCTGGAAGTTATACAATTAAGCAAAAAGGCCTTACTAGAAAATATGTTAGCTCTGGACTAGTTGTTAGTGGGGTACATGTTAGGTTAATATCTGGGGGGGGGATTTTGTTATAG
- a CDS encoding acyl carrier protein, translating into MCAGQSEIKRNGVGAFSVDLGGKKLIIVIELSRLLIKSLSLNSVIRDINKELLEQFDIAPYDILITPTRSIPRTSSGKIMRHSCSDMYLAGTFKIARSKLGMFREESLFVLNSERLKLSNQESIKSYLVSSLFSGEVSNIQDNLSLLHLGMDSLKSLEFVNRINNDLQINLQVNSLLLNSTIGDVINLIETLLWLKQQNDADKEIIL; encoded by the coding sequence GTGTGTGCAGGTCAAAGTGAAATTAAGAGGAATGGAGTTGGTGCCTTTTCTGTGGATTTGGGTGGTAAGAAATTGATAATCGTCATTGAGTTGAGCCGTTTGTTAATTAAAAGTTTGTCTTTAAATTCAGTGATACGGGATATTAATAAAGAACTGCTGGAGCAATTCGATATTGCACCCTATGATATTTTAATTACTCCTACTAGGAGCATTCCCAGGACCTCAAGCGGCAAAATTATGAGGCATTCTTGCAGCGACATGTATCTAGCAGGTACTTTTAAGATCGCCAGATCAAAGCTAGGTATGTTTAGGGAGGAGTCTTTATTTGTCTTGAATTCCGAAAGGTTAAAGCTGAGCAATCAAGAATCTATCAAAAGTTATCTAGTATCCAGTTTATTTTCCGGTGAAGTCAGTAATATTCAAGATAATCTCAGTCTTTTACATCTTGGTATGGATTCATTGAAATCCCTTGAATTTGTTAATCGGATAAATAACGATTTGCAAATAAATTTACAAGTTAACAGTCTTTTACTAAATAGTACTATAGGTGATGTAATCAATTTAATTGAAACGCTACTTTGGCTAAAACAGCAGAATGATGCAGATAAGGAAATAATTCTATGA
- a CDS encoding non-ribosomal peptide synthetase, translating into MSPLEIVNKLRENKVIAKIDGENIRLIGEIENISDDLMQLIKSTKKELLELLRQSVGKPKESVIKKVLKKQSYPLSNAQKRIWILSQFEGGEAVYNIVSALHLNGIVEEKALSDSFQMVINRHESLRTIFKDVDGTVDQVILQDLHFYMESDDYSKVKDIPSSLLVEIEKANYYVFDLENGPLIKVKLIKIDINKYSLILCLHHIISDGWSIGVLMKEVMYLYECIVQKKSTKLPPLRINYKDYVSWKIQGSNTENDQLSSIFWKNVLNDTTPPLNLPIDYLRPPVRSFNGMYNRFHIEASLFKEVSQFCSENNCTLFNFFHTCLAILLNKLTDQKEIVVGTVVSGRSQLELENQIGLYVNTLPLKAKIDYGKSFIHLLIELRNDVFKMFEYQNYPFDKIVDDLDSIRNPSRNPLFDVMIVFQNTAIADGSIDLKNQYGFELSTLDNYLLDKPTTKYIKRPSKFDLTFHFELDPDGDFILEIEFSTDIFMPESIKRFYRYFRNIFRQVLDFPDIAIGSIGLLSSVDRHVILEEFNRPICDSGGRGLSDLLSSSFSGRLDRKAVIYGNSCWSYKELRVNSSAISSNLSRLGTASGSFVGLLMGRSPWTIACILGVLNIGKGYVPIDINYPSSRIDYIINDAAFDLLIVDGAGSAVVPSSYKGRVLHLDDLDLSEIPDSWDSWLPEGTGTDDSAYLIYTSGTTGSPKGVDVSRGNLAAFLEWSAKEFSDTPFEVMYATTSYSFDLSVFEFLFPLVEGKSIRLLDSALYISDFLGIDQKIMINTVPSVVKTLLEEGIEWNNVVALNMAGEQISKKLISEIDTSEIEVRNLYGPSEDTVYSTMYRFHKRDLDTVPIGKAIDNTHIYILDSCHNLLPVGVEGEIYLSGHCITKGYHGRADLTEKYFFENPFVPGLRMYKTGDRGRWLEDGNVEFLGRNDDQVKIRGYRIELSEIQYGVESFPGVKRAVAVVQDVKEDREIVVYWVGGDEVQKTDLIGYLSSILPSYMMPAHWVKLDEIPYNSNGKIDKKRLPDITEVFDELLEHNYTDLESSLIQLWSDILHTNKINSESNFFELGGQSLKVLRLRTLISERFHRTVSLNELFQFCILKEQAKIIESKKKAQLGKITPAPFAERYPLSFSQERLWVLSKFEDASSAYNIPICLSIDGKLEKIILEAAFVELIRDNEILRTVFIESSDGPAQVIIESKEVNFSVTETDCSDYVAFERFLKLASKITFNLEKAPLFSCSLITFNLKSFLFLNIHHIISDRASINILIEELQNYYRLISKGKTININDSKKLHFKDFALWQKNNIDQYNSEESVSFWQKYLGGQNIPLDFPTSFQRPPVKTYCGEVTAMNFSDEIFTKLKGFAIESNSTLFMSILSAINILLYKYSNQNDIVIGTPISGRNNAQLEKQMGFFVDLLPIRTVLNDTDSFRALVAKQKQDFIEILEHQSTPFGVLLDLIDSKRDITRAPLFDILLVLDDVEDLNLNESSDDIAFQIVKNHGATAKYDLTFMFVMDGGLSLELEYNTDLFKEFFVSDILQKLNNIFRQVLDFPDIAIGSIGLLSSVDRHVILEEFNRPICDSGGRGLSDLLSSSFSGRLDRKAVIYGNSCWSYKELRVNSSAISSNLSRLGTASGSFVGLLMGRSPWTIACILGVLNIGKGYVPIDINYPSSRIDYIINDAAFDLLIVDGAGSAVVPSSYKGRVLHLDDLDLSEIPDSWDSWLPEGTGTDDSAYLIYTSGTTGSPKGVDVSRGNLAAFLEWSAKEFSDTPFEVMYATTSYSFDLSVFEFLFPLVEGKSIRLLDSALYISDFLGIDQKIMINTVPSVVKTLLEEGIEWNNVVALNMAGEQISKKLISEIDTSEIEVRNLYGPSEDTVYSTMYRFHKRDLDTVPIGKAIDNTHIYILDSCHNLLPVGVEGEIYLSGHCITKGYHGRADLTEKYFFENPFVPGLRMYKTGDRGRWLEDGNVEFLGRNDDQVKIRGYRIELSEIQYGVESFPGVKRAVAVVQDVKEDREIVVYWVGGDEVQKTDLIGYLSSILPSYMMPAHWVKLDEIPYNSNGKIDKKRLPDVDRQNVSINDYVATRNLIDEKLVLIWQEVLNIKNFGITDNFFDIGGHSLKAIRVISRIQNDFNVKIDLKSLFQSPTIENLSDYIEIMQWMNTNENIGNAENEIIF; encoded by the coding sequence ATGAGTCCTTTAGAAATAGTAAACAAGCTTCGTGAGAATAAGGTAATCGCTAAAATAGATGGCGAAAACATAAGGCTTATCGGTGAAATTGAAAACATATCCGACGATTTAATGCAGTTGATAAAATCAACTAAGAAGGAATTACTAGAACTTTTGAGGCAATCCGTGGGGAAGCCGAAGGAATCTGTAATAAAAAAGGTTTTGAAAAAACAAAGTTATCCATTATCAAACGCACAAAAGAGAATATGGATATTAAGCCAATTTGAAGGTGGTGAAGCTGTCTATAATATTGTCTCAGCATTGCATCTAAATGGAATTGTCGAGGAGAAAGCACTAAGTGATTCATTCCAGATGGTGATAAATAGGCATGAAAGTCTTCGGACTATTTTTAAAGATGTTGATGGAACAGTGGACCAAGTCATTTTACAGGATCTTCATTTTTACATGGAATCCGATGACTACAGTAAAGTAAAAGACATTCCTTCAAGTTTATTGGTGGAGATTGAAAAGGCAAACTATTATGTTTTTGATCTTGAAAATGGGCCATTAATTAAGGTAAAATTAATAAAAATTGACATAAACAAATATTCCCTTATTTTATGTCTCCATCATATAATAAGTGATGGATGGTCAATCGGAGTACTTATGAAAGAGGTAATGTACCTCTATGAATGCATCGTACAGAAAAAGTCTACAAAATTACCACCGCTAAGAATTAACTATAAAGATTACGTATCCTGGAAAATCCAAGGTAGTAATACTGAAAATGATCAACTTTCATCGATATTTTGGAAAAATGTTCTCAATGACACCACTCCTCCACTAAATCTACCAATTGATTACCTACGCCCACCAGTAAGGTCATTTAACGGAATGTACAACCGTTTTCATATTGAAGCCTCTTTGTTTAAAGAAGTAAGCCAGTTCTGCTCTGAAAATAACTGCACATTATTTAATTTTTTTCATACATGTCTTGCAATACTTTTAAATAAACTTACGGATCAGAAAGAAATTGTTGTCGGAACTGTTGTGTCAGGTAGAAGTCAGTTAGAGCTAGAGAATCAAATTGGCTTATATGTAAATACATTGCCTTTAAAAGCCAAGATTGATTATGGCAAGTCATTTATTCATTTGCTGATTGAGCTGAGAAATGATGTCTTCAAGATGTTTGAGTACCAAAACTACCCTTTTGATAAAATCGTTGATGATTTGGATTCTATCCGGAATCCCTCAAGAAACCCATTGTTCGACGTAATGATTGTATTTCAAAATACTGCAATTGCAGATGGAAGTATCGATCTAAAGAATCAATATGGATTTGAATTATCAACTTTAGACAATTATCTTTTGGATAAGCCGACGACTAAATACATTAAAAGGCCTTCAAAATTTGATTTGACTTTCCATTTCGAACTAGATCCAGATGGGGATTTTATTTTAGAGATCGAGTTCTCGACAGATATATTTATGCCGGAATCAATTAAACGGTTTTATAGATATTTTAGAAATATCTTCCGTCAGGTTTTAGATTTTCCTGATATTGCAATCGGTTCTATAGGTTTGTTGAGTAGTGTCGACCGCCATGTCATTTTAGAAGAATTCAACCGGCCGATATGCGATTCGGGAGGCAGGGGCCTTTCGGATCTTCTCAGCAGTTCATTTTCAGGGCGATTAGACCGGAAGGCTGTCATTTATGGCAATTCTTGCTGGAGTTATAAGGAACTGCGGGTTAATAGTTCAGCTATTTCCTCTAATCTATCCCGGCTTGGGACGGCTTCAGGTTCTTTTGTAGGATTGTTAATGGGACGTTCCCCGTGGACTATAGCCTGTATACTTGGCGTTCTGAATATTGGAAAGGGGTATGTCCCGATTGATATAAACTATCCCAGTTCACGGATAGACTATATAATTAATGATGCTGCGTTTGATCTACTTATTGTTGACGGGGCCGGTTCCGCCGTTGTTCCGAGTTCTTATAAAGGGCGGGTATTACACCTCGATGATCTTGACTTATCCGAAATCCCTGATTCTTGGGATAGCTGGCTTCCAGAAGGCACAGGTACTGATGATTCTGCATATCTTATTTATACATCTGGGACGACGGGAAGTCCTAAGGGTGTAGATGTTAGCCGTGGAAATCTGGCGGCATTTTTAGAGTGGTCAGCCAAAGAGTTTTCAGATACTCCTTTCGAGGTAATGTACGCTACAACCTCTTATAGTTTTGATCTTTCCGTTTTTGAGTTTTTATTTCCATTGGTAGAAGGTAAGTCCATAAGGCTGTTGGATAGTGCTTTGTATATATCTGATTTTTTAGGCATAGATCAGAAGATAATGATAAATACAGTTCCTTCGGTGGTAAAGACACTCCTGGAAGAGGGGATAGAGTGGAATAATGTCGTTGCGCTCAATATGGCGGGGGAGCAGATTTCCAAGAAATTGATATCCGAGATCGACACTTCAGAAATTGAGGTTCGAAACTTATATGGTCCTTCCGAAGATACAGTGTATAGTACTATGTACAGATTTCATAAAAGAGACCTTGATACGGTACCTATCGGTAAGGCAATAGACAATACCCATATCTATATACTTGACAGCTGTCATAACCTGTTGCCTGTTGGAGTAGAAGGTGAGATTTATCTCAGCGGTCACTGTATTACCAAAGGTTATCATGGCCGGGCAGATCTGACTGAGAAATATTTTTTTGAAAATCCTTTTGTGCCGGGCCTAAGGATGTATAAGACAGGAGACAGGGGGCGTTGGCTAGAGGATGGCAATGTGGAATTTCTGGGACGGAATGATGATCAGGTTAAAATCAGGGGATACCGTATTGAACTTTCTGAGATCCAGTATGGGGTTGAAAGTTTTCCTGGAGTGAAACGGGCTGTTGCTGTTGTACAGGATGTGAAAGAAGATAGGGAGATAGTGGTCTATTGGGTTGGCGGTGATGAGGTCCAAAAAACTGATCTAATCGGTTATCTTTCATCCATCCTGCCAAGTTATATGATGCCGGCTCATTGGGTAAAGTTAGATGAGATACCTTATAATAGCAATGGTAAGATCGATAAAAAAAGATTGCCCGACATAACTGAGGTGTTTGATGAACTGCTTGAACATAATTATACAGACTTAGAAAGTTCTTTGATACAGTTATGGTCTGATATTCTACATACTAATAAAATTAATTCAGAAAGCAACTTTTTCGAACTGGGAGGGCAGAGCTTAAAGGTCTTAAGGCTAAGAACGTTAATCTCTGAAAGATTTCATCGCACAGTAAGCTTGAATGAGCTTTTTCAATTTTGCATCTTGAAAGAACAGGCAAAGATAATAGAAAGCAAAAAAAAAGCTCAATTGGGAAAGATAACACCAGCTCCTTTTGCAGAACGTTATCCATTATCATTTTCCCAGGAGCGCCTCTGGGTTTTATCAAAGTTTGAGGACGCATCATCAGCCTATAACATTCCAATTTGCCTATCAATCGATGGGAAATTGGAAAAAATAATCTTGGAAGCCGCCTTTGTAGAACTAATACGAGATAATGAAATATTAAGAACGGTATTTATTGAATCATCAGATGGACCTGCACAGGTAATCATTGAATCCAAAGAGGTTAATTTCAGTGTGACTGAAACGGATTGTAGTGATTACGTGGCTTTTGAAAGGTTTTTAAAACTCGCCTCTAAAATAACATTCAATTTAGAAAAAGCTCCACTCTTTTCTTGTAGCTTGATCACTTTTAATTTAAAAAGTTTCTTGTTTTTAAATATACATCATATAATAAGTGACCGGGCATCTATCAATATATTAATCGAAGAGCTTCAAAATTATTATCGTCTTATCAGTAAGGGAAAGACAATAAACATTAATGACAGCAAGAAACTTCATTTCAAGGACTTTGCATTGTGGCAAAAAAATAATATTGATCAGTATAATAGTGAAGAAAGTGTGTCATTCTGGCAAAAATATTTAGGTGGTCAAAATATACCATTAGATTTTCCCACTAGCTTTCAACGGCCTCCAGTTAAGACTTATTGCGGAGAAGTGACTGCAATGAACTTTTCTGATGAAATCTTTACTAAATTGAAAGGATTTGCGATTGAATCTAATTCAACATTGTTTATGTCGATTTTATCAGCAATTAATATTCTCTTATATAAATATTCCAATCAAAATGATATTGTCATAGGCACTCCTATTTCTGGAAGAAATAATGCTCAGCTTGAAAAACAAATGGGCTTCTTTGTTGATTTACTTCCAATCCGGACTGTATTAAATGATACTGATAGTTTTAGGGCCCTTGTAGCTAAACAGAAACAAGATTTTATTGAGATTTTGGAACATCAGTCAACGCCATTTGGAGTATTGCTTGACCTCATTGATTCAAAACGTGATATAACTCGGGCACCTCTGTTTGATATTTTATTGGTTTTAGATGACGTCGAGGACTTAAACCTTAACGAATCCTCCGATGATATTGCATTTCAAATTGTAAAAAATCATGGGGCGACAGCCAAATACGATTTGACTTTTATGTTTGTAATGGACGGAGGGTTGTCTTTGGAGTTGGAATATAATACAGATCTGTTCAAGGAATTCTTTGTTTCTGATATTTTACAAAAGCTAAACAATATCTTCCGTCAGGTTTTAGATTTTCCTGATATTGCAATCGGTTCTATAGGTTTGTTGAGTAGTGTCGACCGCCATGTCATTTTAGAAGAATTCAACCGGCCGATATGCGATTCGGGAGGCAGGGGCCTTTCGGATCTTCTCAGCAGTTCATTTTCAGGGCGATTAGACCGGAAGGCTGTCATTTATGGCAATTCTTGCTGGAGTTATAAGGAACTGCGGGTTAATAGTTCAGCTATTTCCTCTAATCTATCCCGGCTTGGGACGGCTTCAGGTTCTTTTGTAGGATTGTTAATGGGACGTTCCCCGTGGACTATAGCCTGTATACTTGGCGTTCTGAATATTGGAAAGGGGTATGTCCCGATTGATATAAACTATCCCAGTTCACGGATAGACTATATAATTAATGATGCTGCGTTTGATCTACTTATTGTTGACGGGGCCGGTTCCGCCGTTGTTCCGAGTTCTTATAAAGGGCGGGTATTACACCTCGATGATCTTGACTTATCCGAAATCCCTGATTCTTGGGATAGCTGGCTTCCAGAAGGCACAGGTACTGATGATTCTGCATATCTTATTTATACATCTGGGACGACGGGAAGTCCTAAGGGTGTAGATGTTAGCCGTGGAAATCTGGCGGCATTTTTAGAGTGGTCAGCCAAAGAGTTTTCAGATACTCCTTTCGAGGTAATGTACGCTACAACCTCTTATAGTTTTGATCTTTCCGTTTTTGAGTTTTTATTTCCATTGGTAGAAGGTAAGTCCATAAGGCTGTTGGATAGTGCTTTGTATATATCTGATTTTTTAGGCATAGATCAGAAGATAATGATAAATACAGTTCCTTCGGTGGTAAAGACACTCCTGGAAGAGGGGATAGAGTGGAATAATGTCGTTGCGCTCAATATGGCGGGGGAGCAGATTTCCAAGAAATTGATATCCGAGATCGACACTTCAGAAATTGAGGTTCGAAACTTATATGGTCCTTCCGAAGATACAGTGTATAGTACTATGTACAGATTTCATAAAAGAGACCTTGATACGGTACCTATCGGTAAGGCAATAGACAATACCCATATCTATATACTTGACAGCTGTCATAACCTGTTGCCTGTTGGAGTAGAAGGTGAGATTTATCTCAGCGGTCACTGTATTACCAAAGGTTATCATGGCCGGGCAGATCTGACTGAGAAATATTTTTTTGAAAATCCTTTTGTGCCGGGCCTAAGGATGTATAAGACAGGAGACAGGGGGCGTTGGCTAGAGGATGGCAATGTGGAATTTCTGGGACGGAATGATGATCAGGTTAAAATCAGGGGATACCGTATTGAACTTTCTGAGATCCAGTATGGGGTTGAAAGTTTTCCTGGAGTGAAACGGGCTGTTGCTGTTGTACAGGATGTGAAAGAAGATAGGGAGATAGTGGTCTATTGGGTTGGCGGTGATGAGGTCCAAAAAACTGATCTAATCGGTTATCTTTCATCCATCCTGCCAAGTTATATGATGCCGGCTCATTGGGTAAAGTTAGATGAGATACCTTATAATAGCAATGGTAAGATCGATAAAAAAAGATTGCCGGATGTTGATCGACAAAATGTTTCCATAAATGACTACGTGGCTACTCGAAATTTAATTGATGAAAAATTAGTATTGATCTGGCAGGAAGTTTTAAATATCAAAAATTTTGGGATTACTGACAACTTTTTTGATATAGGCGGTCACAGTTTAAAAGCGATACGTGTTATCTCTAGGATCCAAAATGATTTCAATGTAAAAATAGATCTGAAAAGTCTTTTTCAAAGCCCAACCATAGAGAATTTATCAGATTACATTGAGATTATGCAGTGGATGAATACTAATGAAAATATTGGAAATGCGGAAAATGAAATTATCTTCTAA